A region of the Oncorhynchus gorbuscha isolate QuinsamMale2020 ecotype Even-year unplaced genomic scaffold, OgorEven_v1.0 Un_scaffold_1118, whole genome shotgun sequence genome:
TGCAGGTGAAGGTGTCTTCCTCCACAGAGGAATAGAAGAGAACACTGACCTGTAGCACCACCTGTCTTCTGACTGACAACCCCACCTACATCTGGTACAAGAACGGACAACATCTCCATGACCCTACTTCCCAACAATACTCCTGTAATACTCTAGTGGTCTGGGGTTACTCTACAGACAGTTACTCCTGTGCTGTAAAAGACCATGAGGATTTTCTCGCTCCTACAGTGTGTGAGTCTGGACTCACCTATAATAATAATCTTAAGTGTCAATCATTAAGGCCTGTGGACCAATAGTAGAACATGTGGGGAAAACAGACAAACCGGTGAACTCTTGGATAGTAACACTAGTAGGaactatacagtataatatacaaGGTAGAAAATGGATGATGGTATGTTATCTagttattccattttagaataagactgtaacgtaacaaaatgtgaaaaaagtccagggttctgaatactttctgaatgctctgtgtgtgtctatataatTTATTCATTTTAAATGAACCAGTCCAATACATCTTAAACACTTGAAATCGTCTCATTATCGTTTGAGGAATTGATCAGATACATTTAGTTTCAGGTGTTCAGGGTCAGAGCTGTTTGAATGTGACTCACACCAAGAGGAGTATCTGTGCCTTGAAGGGGTCAACAGTGGACATTACCTGCACGTATAGACATCCCAGCTGGCATAACGTCACAGAAGTATCCTGGTTCAACAAATGGGAGACTGGAGTTACTACAGATCTAATCCAGGACCCAGACTATGCAGGTTGTGTGAAGTACCAACCAACTACAGACAAAGACTCCACCCTGAGAAtcacagacctgagagagagTGACTCTGCTGAATATAAGTTTAGATTTACAACAACGGAGGTAAAATGGGGATACAGCTTCCCTGGAATAACTCTGATTGTCACAGGTAATACTGTccttacagtattatatcatCTAGTCTAAGTCATTATCTCATTGGTGGAAATAATGATGATTGTGCTATTTTGTCTTCATTTACCCATTTTCAGACCTGCAGGTGAAGGAGACTCCTGGCACAGAGGAAGGGAAGGTGACACTGACCTGTAGCTCCACCTGTATTCTAACTGACAACCCCACCTACATCTGGTACAAGAACGGACAACTTCTCACCAACCCAAACACCCAAGATAACTACCTCTACTTAGACCAAATCAGCAGTGGGGACGCAGGCAGCTACTACTGTAGTGTTAAAGGATACAAGAATATCCGTTCTCCTGTTACATTCTTTGGGGAGCCAATGTCTTTTAAGAATGCAGTTGTAGGAATCATAGTGGTTATTCTAATTCTCATACTCTGTCTCTTTGGGTTCATGTGGTTCAGGTGAGTGAGATTAATTTATCCCTTTTCACATTCTGTGGTTTAATCGATCAAAATATGTATATTGCTCTATTAATTGATGAATTATTTCACAAAACAGGAAGAAGGCCTCCAAATCCACCTCTGACacaagagacagaagagacgCAGCAGAGAACGGACAGGTGAGTCTTCTGGAATCAGTTTACTAAGAGCTACAGTGATCTGTATTCAGATGGACTCAATGACTGTGGTAATATCTTTCACccctcatgttgtctgtcttctctccccatcAGAGAGACTCTAATCCAGTGTATGACAACATCTCAGGCATGAACTTGTCCCCTATTGCAGCACAGAGAGTGATCACAGACGAGCAGGATGACATTACCTACGCCAGCATCCAACACAGAAACCAGGAAGTGCCTCTGGACTCCACCGTCCCACCGTCTCACCCCCAGAAACAGGACGAGGATTTCCAGTACACTACTGTGAAATTCAACAGCCCCAGTGCTGCTCAATAGACATTGGGAGGGATTCAATCCAATCATAGGTTATAGACATTGGGAGGGATTCAATCCAATCATAGGTTATAGACATTGGGAGGGATTCAATCCAATCATAGGTTATAGACATTGGGAGGGATTCAATCCAATCATAGGTTATAGACATTGGGAGGGATTCCATCCAATCATAGGTTATAGACATCGGGAGGGATTCAATCCAATCATAGGTTATAGACATTGGGAGGGATTCCATCCAATCATAGGTTATAGACATTGTGGCTTTTaatgtaattattatttttttaatgctTTTGGAAATTGCTATATAATTCCTCAATTCAAATGTCTTTGATTTCAGCTTGAACTATCTATTTAAATGAAAGTACAGCTCAAACTGTTCAGTCcatattctactgttctattatGGCCAGAGGGGATAAAAACTGTTCATTTTTTACAGTAACTTTGTTGTTGTCATATCTCAAACAGACAGTTTCAGCATTAAAGATTCCAGGTttaaataacacaatataacctACGTTATTCATGAGATCTTATACTAAATGTACTATAAATCAGTGATTTAAACATCCCATCCATACACCACACTAAACCTACACATAGTCTGTGTCTGGaaaggcatcctattccctacatactgtgACACTGCGGACACAGCTATCCTCTCTAACAGTTAGGAGCCAAACGAATGATGCCAGGAACTCTAAATGtaattacagtggggagaacaagtatttgatacactgccgattttgcaagtt
Encoded here:
- the LOC124021449 gene encoding sialic acid-binding Ig-like lectin 12: MDDGIDQIHLVSGVQGQSCLNVTHTKRSICALKGSTVDITCTYRHPSWHNVTEVSWFNKWETGVTTDLIQDPDYAGCVKYQPTTDKDSTLRITDLRESDSAEYKFRFTTTEVKWGYSFPGITLIVTDLQVKETPGTEEGKVTLTCSSTCILTDNPTYIWYKNGQLLTNPNTQDNYLYLDQISSGDAGSYYCSVKGYKNIRSPVTFFGEPMSFKNAVVGIIVVILILILCLFGFMWFR